Proteins encoded within one genomic window of Flavobacterium gilvum:
- a CDS encoding RagB/SusD family nutrient uptake outer membrane protein, whose amino-acid sequence MKISFKYISYLFLFILGVNMTFISCTNDLNVTPKDDDEFLSDTFFKDPTSYKQVLAKIYAGLYVGGNDGDGNPDIAGIGGDFSSYLRLLFVTQELPTDESIIAWADGTLPTLNTQTWAPANEFLYGTYSRAFYHISLCNEFLRQSTDAKLTERGVDATLKAQIATFRAEARFLRAFSYVNLMDLFGNVPITTENDPVGFFYPEQKSRAEVFAYVESELKDLNNSLAASKTNEYGRVDKTAAKFLLAQIYLNSKVYTGVDRNNDVATLCSDIIANSGYTFANVPYNYLFSADNNRNGAQNEFIFPIIHDGNAIRAIGGGMSFIIHASIGGSMDAASRGMDGGWAGTRTRREFVALFPDQTATGDKRGTFYRDGQSLDINNIGTFTDGYAVTKYINKNSNGTAAQRNDMPDTDFPMYRLSDVYLMYAEATLRGASTGNTTTALGYINQIRSRANATPIALANLTLDFILDERGRELFWECHRRTDLIRFGKFTGGAKIWQWKGGVINGTATASYRDLMPIPAKTIQANPTLKQNPGY is encoded by the coding sequence ATGAAAATATCATTTAAATATATTTCTTATTTATTTCTGTTCATTCTTGGAGTAAATATGACATTTATTTCGTGTACAAACGACTTAAATGTTACGCCTAAAGATGATGATGAATTCCTTTCGGATACCTTTTTTAAGGATCCTACATCGTATAAGCAAGTATTGGCCAAAATTTACGCAGGCCTTTATGTTGGTGGAAATGATGGAGACGGAAATCCAGACATTGCTGGTATTGGAGGAGATTTTAGCAGTTATTTAAGGTTACTTTTTGTAACTCAGGAATTGCCTACAGACGAATCAATTATTGCTTGGGCTGATGGTACACTGCCAACTTTGAATACGCAAACTTGGGCTCCTGCCAATGAGTTTTTGTACGGAACTTACTCAAGAGCATTTTACCACATAAGTCTTTGTAATGAGTTCTTGAGACAATCAACAGATGCCAAACTAACTGAAAGAGGGGTTGATGCTACTTTGAAAGCACAGATAGCAACATTTAGAGCTGAAGCTCGTTTTTTAAGAGCGTTTTCTTATGTGAATTTAATGGACTTATTTGGTAATGTGCCTATTACAACAGAAAATGATCCTGTTGGTTTCTTTTACCCTGAACAAAAATCCAGAGCAGAAGTTTTTGCTTATGTTGAATCTGAATTAAAAGATTTAAACAATAGTTTAGCTGCTTCCAAAACAAACGAATATGGTAGAGTTGATAAAACAGCAGCAAAATTCTTATTAGCTCAAATATATTTGAACTCTAAAGTATATACTGGTGTTGATAGAAATAACGACGTAGCTACTCTATGTAGCGATATCATTGCAAATTCTGGCTATACATTTGCAAATGTCCCTTACAACTATTTATTCTCTGCGGACAATAACAGAAACGGAGCTCAAAACGAATTTATATTCCCTATTATTCATGATGGAAATGCTATCAGAGCCATTGGTGGTGGAATGAGTTTTATCATTCATGCATCTATTGGTGGAAGTATGGACGCGGCTTCAAGAGGAATGGATGGTGGATGGGCAGGTACCAGAACGAGAAGAGAATTTGTTGCTCTTTTCCCTGATCAAACTGCAACAGGAGATAAAAGAGGAACGTTTTACAGAGATGGGCAATCATTAGACATTAATAATATTGGAACTTTCACAGATGGTTATGCTGTTACTAAGTATATTAATAAAAATTCTAATGGAACTGCTGCCCAAAGGAATGATATGCCAGATACAGATTTCCCAATGTATAGACTATCTGATGTTTATTTGATGTATGCAGAAGCAACTCTTAGAGGAGCTTCCACAGGAAATACAACAACAGCTCTTGGTTACATAAACCAAATTAGAAGTAGAGCAAATGCAACTCCAATTGCGCTAGCAAATTTAACTTTGGATTTCATTTTAGATGAAAGAGGAAGAGAATTATTTTGGGAGTGTCACAGAAGAACCGATTTGATTCGTTTTGGAAAATTTACTGGAGGAGCTAAAATCTGGCAATGGAAAGGTGGCGTTATTAATGGTACTGCTACCGCATCATACAGAGACCTTATGCCTATTCCTGCTAAGACTATTCAAGCAAATCCAACATTAAAACAAAATCCTGGATATTAA
- a CDS encoding alpha-amylase family glycosyl hydrolase — protein sequence MKKLLLLLLFFVSLVGTAQQQTVTYSIIPSSFGENTSITITINGNSFNENTWGVIDNSLYMWSWSYDLNDTNQIDAPSNGLWTASADASKFTYNASTDTYTKTLVPTTYFNRNGIGKIGFLIKAKDGTGDKKSQDILAEVGTFQVTLTAPEQNSTTILASGGSLSIAATNTNGVASYNLKSNGISINTNPNTSSYSYNHTNITSNQNYNLEVTQGATTIVKKFTVFVNPNTVSETIPAGLVEGINYNPSDATKATLVLDAPLKDFVYVAGSFNNWQPGVAYAMKKDATAGSTKFWLELTGLTSGTNYTYQYWVGETTPIPNSPALVKTADPFSTLVLSPYDDPGIPASTYPNMPVYPAGQDKEVTVLQTGQTPYPWSTATTNFVKPEKEKLVVYEVLVRDFDANRNFQDLINRINYFKTIKANAIELMPVMEFEGNESWGYNTSFHMALDKFYGPSNKLKEFIDLCHQNGIAVILDVALNHAFGRNPMVRMWMNDPDGDGFGSPTAENPYFNTTAKHSYSVGEDFNHSSTYTKNYVKRVIKQWIEEYKIDGLRWDLTKGFTQNCSPSDENCTNAYQQDRVDILKSYADYSWALDPTHYTIFEHLGSDNEEKEWANYRISETPSKGVMMWGKMADNYNQLSMGYNSNNDISRIYALNRAGFQANRVMGYTESHDEERLMYKNIQYGNSNGSYNVKTLNTALSRMSAIGAVSLLVPGPKMIWHFGELGYEFSIFTCNNGTVNDDTSTISGDCKLDTKPQPQWTNNWLANDNRNKIYYDWARMIGLKTTEAVFSGTATIASATTLTPNIKISNGTLPGTTLKDVLIIANFDVIAKNVATGFQYAGSWYNLMDNTPYNVTDVNATIALQPGEFRIYGNKASTLSKPKFQISDGIYIYPNPASSYFTLNTNTSKVQIYSITGQLIKAFNKSRSKDQQYSISDLRNGIYFVKIYNEENQVKMIKFIKE from the coding sequence ATGAAAAAACTTTTACTTTTATTATTGTTTTTTGTATCGCTGGTAGGTACGGCACAACAACAAACTGTTACTTATTCCATAATTCCTTCTTCATTTGGAGAAAACACTTCAATCACGATCACCATTAATGGAAATAGTTTTAACGAAAATACCTGGGGAGTTATAGACAACTCTCTTTATATGTGGTCTTGGTCGTATGATCTAAATGATACTAACCAAATAGACGCTCCCTCCAATGGATTGTGGACTGCTTCAGCCGATGCTAGCAAATTTACGTATAATGCCAGCACAGACACATATACAAAAACACTTGTTCCCACTACATATTTTAATCGAAATGGAATTGGCAAAATAGGTTTTCTTATTAAGGCTAAAGATGGAACAGGAGATAAAAAATCACAGGATATATTAGCAGAAGTAGGCACTTTTCAAGTTACCCTGACAGCACCAGAACAAAACAGCACCACCATTTTGGCATCGGGCGGAAGCCTGTCGATTGCTGCAACCAATACTAATGGTGTTGCGAGTTACAATCTAAAATCAAACGGCATAAGCATTAATACAAATCCTAACACTTCGAGTTATTCGTACAATCATACCAATATAACAAGTAATCAGAACTATAATTTGGAAGTGACACAAGGAGCTACTACTATAGTCAAAAAATTTACTGTATTTGTTAATCCTAACACTGTTTCCGAAACCATTCCGGCCGGTTTGGTTGAAGGTATTAATTACAATCCAAGCGATGCTACCAAGGCAACTTTGGTTTTGGATGCTCCATTAAAAGACTTCGTTTATGTCGCCGGAAGCTTCAATAATTGGCAGCCCGGAGTAGCTTACGCGATGAAAAAAGATGCAACCGCTGGTTCAACAAAATTTTGGTTGGAATTAACGGGCTTAACATCTGGAACAAATTATACCTATCAATATTGGGTGGGAGAAACAACACCAATTCCCAATTCGCCAGCGCTTGTAAAAACAGCAGATCCATTTTCCACTTTGGTGCTATCACCTTATGACGACCCGGGAATACCAGCTTCGACATATCCAAACATGCCGGTATATCCAGCTGGACAAGATAAAGAAGTAACTGTTTTGCAAACCGGACAAACTCCTTATCCTTGGAGCACTGCTACAACAAATTTTGTAAAACCAGAAAAAGAAAAATTAGTTGTATACGAAGTTTTGGTTAGGGATTTTGATGCAAACAGAAACTTTCAGGATTTAATTAATCGAATTAATTACTTTAAAACTATAAAGGCTAATGCTATCGAATTAATGCCTGTTATGGAATTTGAAGGAAATGAAAGTTGGGGTTACAACACCTCATTCCACATGGCGTTGGACAAATTTTATGGTCCTTCAAACAAATTAAAAGAATTTATTGATTTATGTCACCAAAATGGAATAGCCGTAATTCTTGATGTAGCTTTAAATCATGCTTTTGGACGAAATCCGATGGTGCGCATGTGGATGAATGATCCTGATGGCGATGGATTTGGTTCTCCCACAGCCGAAAATCCATATTTCAATACTACTGCAAAACACAGTTACAGTGTAGGTGAAGATTTTAATCATTCTTCAACTTATACAAAAAACTATGTAAAAAGGGTAATCAAACAATGGATTGAAGAATATAAAATTGATGGTTTGCGTTGGGATTTAACCAAAGGTTTTACACAAAACTGTAGTCCAAGCGATGAAAATTGCACCAATGCGTACCAACAGGACAGAGTTGATATTTTAAAGAGTTATGCCGATTATTCTTGGGCATTAGATCCAACTCACTATACCATTTTTGAACACTTGGGTAGTGATAACGAAGAAAAAGAATGGGCAAATTATAGAATTTCAGAAACGCCCAGCAAAGGTGTAATGATGTGGGGAAAAATGGCCGACAATTACAATCAATTATCCATGGGTTATAATTCGAATAACGACATTTCAAGAATCTATGCCTTAAATCGTGCCGGTTTTCAAGCAAATCGAGTTATGGGCTATACCGAAAGTCACGATGAAGAGCGCCTTATGTACAAAAATATCCAATATGGAAATTCAAATGGATCTTATAATGTCAAAACATTAAACACAGCATTATCTAGAATGTCAGCCATCGGAGCTGTTTCATTACTCGTTCCTGGACCTAAAATGATATGGCATTTCGGCGAATTAGGATATGAATTCTCCATTTTTACCTGTAATAACGGAACCGTAAATGATGACACTTCAACTATTTCCGGAGATTGTAAATTAGACACCAAACCACAGCCACAGTGGACGAACAATTGGCTTGCAAATGATAATAGAAACAAAATCTATTATGACTGGGCAAGAATGATAGGCCTAAAAACAACCGAAGCTGTATTCTCTGGAACAGCTACAATTGCATCAGCTACAACATTGACACCAAACATTAAAATTTCCAATGGTACTTTACCAGGTACAACCCTTAAAGATGTACTTATCATTGCCAATTTTGATGTTATAGCCAAAAATGTCGCCACAGGATTCCAATACGCCGGCTCTTGGTACAATCTAATGGATAATACACCTTATAATGTAACTGATGTCAATGCAACAATCGCTTTGCAACCAGGAGAGTTTAGAATCTATGGAAATAAAGCGAGTACTTTGTCTAAACCCAAATTTCAAATTTCTGATGGTATTTACATTTACCCAAATCCTGCATCTAGTTATTTTACTTTAAACACGAACACCTCCAAAGTTCAGATTTATTCAATAACAGGACAGCTAATCAAAGCTTTCAACAAAAGCAGATCCAAAGACCAGCAATATAGCATAAGCGATTTACGAAACGGAATATATTTTGTCAAAATCTACAATGAGGAAAACCAAGTAAAAATGATAAAATTCATCAAAGAATAA
- a CDS encoding MFS transporter, with product MEKPKLSFWQIWNLSFGFLGVQIGYSLQNGNTSRILEALGADVHSIGYFWLAAPLAGLVVQPIIGLSSDKTWTKLGRRIPFIFFGAIVSALAMFFMPNAEYFTYLLPPLIFGAVMLLLMDTSFNVTMQPFRALVGDMVNDEQRNLGYSLQSALINFGAVFGSLLPWLLVKIGLSNVPAAGEKVAESVIWSFYIGGGILLATVLWTVFRTKEYGPKEHAEYNKIDLNVPENKEKTSILTLIGDAPKIFWQLGIVQFFSWFALFLMWVYTTRAIANQVWGPEALDAKSIGFNEAGDWTGVMFAFYSGVAAVYSFLIPSIAKAIGRKKTYSFSLIMGGLGLISMFFVEDKNMLLLSISGVGLAWAAILAMPYAMLSGSLPAEKMGVYMGLFNATITTPQIAAGLLGSTLILLFGGNPITIIVIAGVSMLIAGLAVFFVKEKMQQ from the coding sequence ATGGAAAAACCCAAATTAAGTTTTTGGCAAATATGGAATTTAAGTTTTGGATTCTTAGGAGTTCAAATAGGTTACTCTTTGCAAAATGGAAACACGAGTAGAATATTAGAAGCATTAGGAGCAGATGTTCACAGTATAGGATATTTTTGGCTGGCTGCACCATTGGCCGGTTTGGTCGTTCAACCTATTATTGGTTTATCGAGTGATAAAACTTGGACAAAATTAGGACGACGTATTCCTTTCATCTTTTTTGGAGCAATCGTTTCTGCCTTGGCAATGTTCTTTATGCCAAACGCAGAGTACTTTACTTATCTATTACCTCCATTGATTTTTGGTGCTGTAATGTTGTTGCTGATGGACACTTCATTCAACGTGACCATGCAACCTTTTAGAGCACTTGTGGGAGATATGGTAAATGACGAACAACGCAATCTTGGGTATTCACTTCAAAGTGCTTTAATTAATTTTGGCGCCGTTTTCGGGTCATTATTGCCTTGGCTTTTGGTAAAAATAGGATTATCTAATGTGCCGGCTGCGGGTGAAAAAGTTGCCGAATCTGTGATTTGGTCATTTTATATAGGTGGAGGAATTCTGTTGGCAACTGTACTTTGGACTGTTTTCCGAACTAAAGAATATGGACCAAAAGAACACGCGGAGTACAATAAAATTGATTTGAATGTTCCTGAGAATAAGGAAAAAACAAGCATTTTGACCTTAATCGGGGATGCTCCAAAAATCTTTTGGCAATTAGGAATCGTTCAGTTTTTCTCATGGTTTGCTTTGTTTTTAATGTGGGTTTACACTACAAGAGCCATTGCTAACCAAGTTTGGGGCCCCGAGGCGCTAGATGCGAAATCAATAGGTTTTAATGAAGCGGGAGATTGGACAGGTGTAATGTTTGCTTTCTATAGCGGAGTTGCGGCAGTATATTCTTTCCTTATTCCTTCTATTGCAAAGGCTATTGGAAGAAAAAAGACCTACAGTTTCTCTTTAATCATGGGAGGTTTGGGGTTGATTTCTATGTTTTTTGTAGAAGACAAAAATATGTTATTGCTTTCCATTTCAGGAGTAGGATTGGCTTGGGCTGCCATTTTGGCGATGCCTTATGCGATGCTTTCAGGGTCTTTGCCTGCCGAGAAAATGGGAGTTTATATGGGACTTTTTAATGCTACCATTACCACGCCACAAATCGCAGCCGGACTTTTAGGAAGCACTTTGATATTGCTTTTTGGAGGAAATCCGATAACGATAATTGTAATCGCTGGGGTTTCTATGTTGATTGCTGGTTTGGCAGTATTTTTTGTAAAAGAAAAAATGCAACAATAA
- a CDS encoding SusC/RagA family TonB-linked outer membrane protein, translating into MKTIYKKLLFLVLLLPFFALAQNKVQGIVLDNVSGQPIPGVNVKVEGSSNGAATDFDGKFQLNGVKSSDKLNISYMGYKTKSIAVGSQTAFTIKLEEDSNQLKEVVVQVGYGTVKKKDATGSVSQISSKEFNKAINVTPETLLSGRMSGVNVTGGGAPGAKADIRIRGGSSLSASNEPLIVLDGLPLSNAVPSGATSILSTIDPNDIETFTVLKDASAAAIYGSRAANGVIVITTKKGTKGGVKVNFSSQIGVNTVENTVDVLSTDQFRAFVNEKGTDAQKTLMGKASTNWQDEIFHTALTANNNISASGALFETLPVRLSVGNVSNPGVLKNTSFERTTTSLSLNPSFFDNHLKIDINGNLSFGKNRFQDEGAVIGSAISFDPTQPVYDSKSRYGGYFEWLEPNGNLPLLPARNPVARLNQDERRATSTRKWGNIRLDYKFHFLEDLKFIAEAGIDSFNSQGYTEVSTQSALGYQPNAYSSGNWVNYGNYSSYTDHLQNKNLNTYFNYVKDLGKFKVDATAGYNYQMFVKEKYQSGETRQPNPNEDVITDPDINLQSFFGRLNLGYDSRYLLTLNYRRDGTSRFSEDNRWGNFGGVALAWNIAEEEFLKGNETLSSLKLRLGYGTTGQQDISAQYDYLRRVTLGTINTQYIFGGVVYKTARPEGYNENIKWEELAEANVGLDYGFFNDRVTGSINYFEKKSTDLLADVLVPDGANLRNQGFNNIGSLKTKGIEFNIQSDIIKNDNLTWNLAFNVTHLDQKITDLGETVPGFTGYMVGDNINGGGGNKILINSVGESPNSFFVFEQLYDANGKPIQGAYVDRNKDGKITDDDRYKFHKPTADYTFGLSTSLNYKKLDFSMNWRASSGNYIFDNVNSANGFSDAALRRQTDLANVTTDYLNTGFTFEDNGTQRYLSNYYVKDASFIKLDNIVVGYTFDKSLLKVASMRLSFGVQNVLTLTKYDGIDPEKFNGIDGAVYPRARTFLFGVNANF; encoded by the coding sequence ATGAAAACAATTTATAAAAAGTTGTTATTTTTAGTACTCCTGCTCCCGTTTTTTGCATTGGCACAAAACAAAGTGCAAGGAATTGTACTTGATAATGTATCAGGTCAGCCTATTCCGGGAGTAAATGTAAAAGTAGAAGGGAGTAGCAATGGCGCAGCTACCGATTTTGATGGTAAATTTCAATTGAACGGTGTGAAGTCTTCAGATAAGTTAAACATATCTTATATGGGCTACAAAACGAAATCGATTGCAGTGGGATCTCAAACTGCTTTTACAATAAAACTTGAAGAAGATTCAAATCAATTAAAAGAAGTAGTGGTACAAGTAGGATACGGTACTGTTAAGAAAAAAGATGCTACTGGATCTGTCTCTCAAATTTCTTCTAAAGAATTTAACAAAGCGATTAACGTAACTCCTGAAACTTTATTAAGCGGACGCATGTCTGGGGTAAATGTTACAGGTGGTGGTGCCCCTGGAGCAAAAGCTGATATTAGAATTCGTGGAGGTTCTTCATTAAGTGCTTCAAACGAACCGTTAATTGTATTAGACGGACTTCCTTTAAGTAATGCTGTCCCAAGTGGAGCAACTAGTATTTTATCTACTATTGACCCAAATGACATTGAGACTTTTACTGTTTTAAAAGATGCTTCTGCCGCTGCGATTTATGGATCCAGAGCTGCAAATGGTGTAATTGTAATTACAACCAAAAAAGGAACCAAAGGTGGTGTTAAAGTTAATTTTAGCTCTCAAATTGGTGTAAATACAGTTGAAAACACAGTAGATGTACTTAGTACAGATCAGTTTCGTGCTTTTGTAAACGAAAAAGGAACAGATGCCCAAAAAACTTTAATGGGAAAAGCCAGCACAAATTGGCAGGATGAGATTTTCCATACAGCCCTTACAGCCAACAACAATATCTCGGCCAGTGGTGCTCTGTTTGAAACATTGCCTGTGCGATTATCTGTTGGAAATGTGAGTAATCCAGGTGTTCTTAAAAACACTTCTTTTGAAAGAACAACAACATCTTTATCGTTAAATCCTTCATTTTTTGATAATCACTTAAAAATTGACATCAATGGGAATTTATCTTTTGGAAAAAACAGATTTCAGGATGAAGGAGCAGTTATCGGAAGTGCAATTTCATTTGATCCAACACAACCTGTATATGATTCAAAATCACGATATGGAGGATACTTTGAATGGTTAGAGCCTAATGGAAATTTACCTTTATTGCCTGCTAGAAACCCTGTTGCGAGGTTAAATCAAGACGAGCGTAGAGCTACTTCGACAAGAAAATGGGGAAATATTAGATTGGATTATAAATTCCATTTCTTAGAAGATTTAAAATTCATTGCTGAAGCAGGGATTGATTCATTTAATAGTCAAGGTTATACTGAAGTAAGTACACAAAGTGCTTTGGGATACCAACCAAATGCTTATTCTTCTGGAAATTGGGTGAACTACGGAAATTATTCTTCATATACAGATCATCTTCAAAATAAAAACTTAAATACCTATTTCAATTACGTAAAAGATTTAGGGAAATTTAAAGTAGATGCAACTGCCGGTTATAACTACCAAATGTTTGTAAAAGAAAAATACCAATCAGGCGAAACAAGACAACCAAATCCTAATGAGGATGTTATTACAGATCCAGACATTAACTTACAATCGTTCTTTGGCCGTTTGAATTTGGGATATGACAGTCGTTATTTATTGACCTTAAATTACAGAAGAGACGGTACATCTCGTTTTTCTGAAGATAACAGATGGGGTAATTTTGGTGGAGTTGCATTAGCTTGGAATATCGCTGAAGAAGAATTTCTAAAAGGCAATGAAACTTTATCATCCTTAAAACTGAGATTAGGCTATGGTACAACAGGTCAACAAGATATTTCTGCTCAGTATGATTATTTGAGAAGAGTAACTTTGGGAACTATCAACACTCAATATATTTTTGGTGGAGTTGTATATAAAACGGCTCGTCCAGAAGGATATAATGAAAATATCAAATGGGAAGAATTGGCTGAGGCAAACGTAGGTTTGGATTACGGATTCTTCAATGACAGAGTTACTGGGTCTATTAACTATTTTGAGAAAAAATCTACTGATTTATTGGCAGACGTACTTGTTCCGGATGGAGCAAATTTAAGAAACCAAGGTTTTAACAACATTGGTAGCTTAAAAACAAAAGGTATTGAGTTTAATATTCAGTCAGATATTATCAAAAATGATAATTTAACTTGGAATTTAGCATTTAATGTTACTCATTTGGACCAAAAAATTACCGACTTAGGTGAAACAGTTCCTGGTTTTACAGGATATATGGTGGGTGATAATATTAATGGCGGTGGAGGAAATAAAATCCTGATTAACTCAGTTGGAGAATCACCAAATTCATTCTTTGTTTTCGAACAATTATATGATGCAAACGGAAAACCTATTCAGGGAGCTTATGTAGACAGAAACAAAGATGGTAAAATTACGGACGATGATCGTTACAAATTCCACAAACCAACTGCTGATTATACTTTTGGGTTGTCTACTTCCTTAAACTACAAAAAACTTGATTTTTCAATGAACTGGAGAGCTAGTTCAGGAAATTATATTTTTGATAACGTAAATTCTGCCAACGGATTTTCGGATGCTGCTTTAAGAAGACAAACAGATTTAGCTAATGTAACAACTGATTATCTTAATACAGGTTTCACTTTTGAAGATAATGGAACACAACGCTATTTGTCTAACTACTATGTGAAAGATGCTTCTTTTATCAAACTGGACAACATAGTTGTTGGTTATACTTTTGATAAATCATTATTAAAAGTTGCTTCTATGAGACTTTCATTCGGTGTTCAGAACGTTCTGACCCTTACCAAATATGATGGTATTGATCCTGAAAAATTCAACGGGATTGACGGTGCCGTTTACCCAAGAGCCAGAACTTTCTTGTTTGGAGTAAATGCAAATTTCTAA
- a CDS encoding SusE domain-containing protein — translation MKNIYKIFFALMSILAISCNGDAVDDRPVLDAVTAPEITAPQSGKQYILKEANASTVAETFKWSAGVYSTDVVIKYTLLMDKKGGDFTKAKTIAVTSNVTEAGVLVKDMNQGAIDLGAAVDVATLFDVKVMSSVSGGVPMTSKTPVTISVTPYSGKVPYNFVEWYLVGDATVSGWDNNKGNQILYRNPTNSNEYTFTGFFKKGYFKTISHLGSWAPMYGGSGGSLVYRATEADADPPSIEITADGYYTFKMDVQKLTYTLVAYTGSTTTLYTTVGIIGSATASGWDASTPMALRDSAFDKHQWILGVTPLIDGEAKFRANNAWDVSWGGTTPFSGIVPSGSNIPVAKSKYLIYFNDLNGNYMMIPNQG, via the coding sequence ATGAAAAATATCTATAAAATCTTTTTCGCATTAATGAGCATTCTGGCAATATCCTGCAATGGTGATGCCGTAGACGACAGACCCGTCCTTGATGCTGTTACTGCTCCCGAAATAACTGCTCCACAATCAGGAAAGCAATATATCCTGAAAGAAGCTAATGCATCAACTGTAGCAGAAACATTCAAATGGTCAGCCGGAGTATATTCTACTGATGTAGTCATTAAATACACCTTATTAATGGATAAAAAAGGTGGTGATTTTACAAAAGCAAAAACAATTGCTGTAACCAGTAATGTTACGGAAGCTGGTGTATTGGTTAAAGACATGAATCAGGGCGCAATTGATCTTGGAGCAGCTGTCGATGTAGCAACTTTGTTTGATGTGAAAGTTATGTCGAGTGTGTCTGGGGGAGTACCAATGACATCAAAAACCCCTGTTACCATTAGTGTAACTCCTTATTCTGGAAAAGTTCCTTATAATTTCGTTGAATGGTACTTAGTTGGTGATGCTACAGTTTCTGGTTGGGATAACAATAAAGGAAACCAAATTTTATATAGAAACCCAACAAATTCTAACGAATATACATTCACAGGATTTTTCAAAAAAGGATATTTCAAAACAATTTCACATTTAGGAAGTTGGGCACCAATGTATGGCGGTTCTGGAGGTTCTCTTGTTTATAGAGCCACAGAAGCCGATGCAGATCCTCCAAGTATCGAAATTACTGCCGATGGATATTATACTTTTAAAATGGATGTTCAAAAGTTAACCTATACATTAGTAGCTTACACAGGTTCAACTACAACTCTTTATACAACAGTAGGTATTATTGGAAGTGCAACAGCAAGTGGCTGGGATGCTTCTACTCCTATGGCACTTAGGGATTCTGCTTTTGATAAGCATCAATGGATATTAGGTGTTACTCCATTAATCGATGGTGAAGCCAAATTCAGAGCTAATAATGCTTGGGATGTTTCTTGGGGTGGTACTACACCATTTTCAGGAATAGTTCCTAGTGGCTCAAACATTCCTGTTGCTAAATCTAAATATCTAATCTATTTCAATGATTTGAATGGAAATTATATGATGATTCCGAATCAAGGATAA
- a CDS encoding LacI family DNA-binding transcriptional regulator has protein sequence MKKKITLKQIAKELDVSISTVSKSLRNSPEIGEETRLKVQAFAKFYHYKPNNIALSLKNRKTKTIGIIIPEIVHHFFSTVINGVEQIANENGYSVVICLSDDSFDKEVLNMELLANGSIDGFIMSLSKETQFKGDFHHITEVINQGMPVVMFDRVTNEVLCDKVIIDDKQAAYEAVQTLIDKGRKKIALVTTVDYVSVGKLRTDGYVKALLDNNLPFDEHLIIKIEDVDTCEIIIGKLLEEEAIDAVFAVNEIFAVTCIKTANKLGLNVPKDLAVIAFTDGMISKYSTPTITTVSQSGIKMGNRAAKIIIDRLESEDESEDENYTTEVIETFLVERESTA, from the coding sequence ATGAAAAAAAAAATAACGTTAAAACAAATAGCTAAAGAACTGGATGTCTCCATTTCTACAGTTTCAAAATCCCTGAGAAACAGTCCTGAAATTGGTGAGGAAACTAGATTGAAAGTTCAGGCTTTTGCAAAATTCTATCATTATAAACCAAACAATATTGCACTAAGTCTCAAGAACCGAAAAACCAAAACAATTGGGATTATTATTCCCGAAATTGTTCACCATTTCTTTTCAACTGTCATTAATGGTGTTGAACAAATTGCCAATGAAAATGGATATAGTGTAGTTATTTGTTTGTCCGATGATTCTTTTGATAAAGAAGTCCTCAATATGGAACTTTTGGCCAATGGAAGTATCGACGGTTTCATTATGTCATTGTCCAAAGAAACACAGTTTAAAGGAGATTTTCACCATATTACAGAAGTTATCAATCAGGGAATGCCGGTTGTAATGTTTGATAGGGTTACCAATGAAGTATTGTGTGACAAGGTGATTATTGATGACAAACAGGCTGCCTATGAGGCGGTTCAGACTTTGATTGATAAAGGGAGAAAAAAAATTGCATTGGTCACAACCGTAGATTATGTAAGCGTAGGAAAGTTGCGAACCGATGGATATGTCAAAGCATTATTAGACAATAACCTTCCTTTTGACGAGCACCTGATTATTAAAATTGAAGACGTAGATACCTGCGAAATTATTATTGGAAAATTATTGGAAGAAGAAGCAATCGATGCGGTTTTTGCCGTAAACGAAATTTTTGCCGTGACCTGTATCAAAACGGCCAATAAACTCGGATTGAATGTGCCAAAAGACTTGGCCGTAATTGCATTTACCGATGGAATGATTTCAAAGTATTCGACTCCGACAATTACTACTGTGAGCCAAAGCGGAATAAAAATGGGAAATCGTGCTGCCAAAATTATAATAGACCGATTGGAATCCGAGGATGAATCAGAAGATGAAAATTACACTACTGAAGTTATAGAAACCTTTCTTGTAGAACGAGAATCTACAGCTTAA